The nucleotide sequence TCTATTCCTGCAAGGACGGTGCGGAGGCGCGGCGCTTCAATCGCCTGCTGATCGACGCCGGGTTCATCAAGAACCTTTAGCCGCAACGGACCCGCTTCATGTCAAACGTCACGACATTGATCCAGCGCAGCAAGCACCGGCTTCTATTGAAGCCGCTCGGAGAGGGGGGATGGCTCTGGTTCCTGCGCGTGGCGCTGATCGCCGCGATGCATCTGGCTGCCGTCTATCTTCTGGCATCGGTCGAATACGGCCCGTTCGCGATGACGCTGGCGCTGCTGACATGGGCGCTGCTGAATTTCATGTCGCTGATCGTGCTGCGCCGACCGGGTATTTCCGCGGCGCTGTCGCTGGCTGTGGTTGCGATCCTGATTACGCTGTCGCAGTTCAAATACGGGATCACGCAGCTCACGCTGACGTTCCTGGACTTTCTCATTATCGATCGCGACACGTTTTCGTTTCTGCATTCGATCTTCCCGCAACTGAAGACGCTGTCCTTTCTGCTCGCAGTCATCGCTGTGCCGGTGATCTGGCTGATCTGGCGCGCCGATCCGTTCCGTATTCGCCGCGCGGTGTCCGCGGCTGGTGCGACGGCCTGTGTCGCGCTGATCGCAGGACTGTCGGTGATCTATCCCGAGCAGCCGTGGGAACCGTTCCAGGGCGTCAATCATATCTCGAACCTGGCGCGATCCGGCGTCGTGTCGGTGTCGCACCTGACATCGACGGGCTGGATCGAAGCCGATCCGCCGAACATGATCGGGTCCGCGCAAGCGTCGCAGATTGAGACGGAATGTGCACCGGGCGCCAAGCGGCCGAACATCGTCATGGTGCTGGACGAGTCCAGCTTCGACATCAGCGCCGCGCCCGGCATCAAGGTGCCGGAGAATTATCGTGATTTCTTCAAGTCGGCGGACGGACGGCAGCGGTCGTTCATCGCGGAATCCGCCGGTGGGCCGACCTGGTACACCGAGTTCAATGTTCTGACCGGCCTGTCGGCGCGGTCGTTCGGCAAGCTCAAGTTCTATGTCACGCGGATCGCGGCGGGCAAGATTTCGCGCGGGTTGCCGCAGGCCTTGCAGCGCTGCGGCTACCGGACGTTCTCGCTGTATCCGACCTACGGCGATTTCCTCAGCGCGCGGAGCTTCCAGACATCCGCCGGGATCGACAAGTTCATCGACATGGCCGACATGGGCGTCAGCGAGGACATGCAGCCCGACAGATTCTATTTCGATCAGGCGTTGCAGTTGATCGCGCGCGAGCGCAAAGCCGATCAGCCGATGTTCGTGCTCGTCTACCTCACGGCCAATCACTTCCCCTGGACGACGAGCTACCGGCCGGATCTGACGCCAGCGAGCTGGACAGCACCGGGCAACACTGCTGAAGTAGACGAGTACATCCGCCGTCAGGCGATGACGGCGGCGGACTACGCCACCTTCGTCGCGCGGCTGAAGGCCGACTACCCGGATGATCCGTTCCTGCTGGTGCGTTTCGGGGATCATCAGCCGGCGATCTCCCAGAAGCTGCTGGAGCCGAAACTGCCACAGGCGATGCTGGCAAACCGCATCATGACGCACGATCTGCGCTATTACAAAACCTACTATGCGATCGACGCGCTTAACTACAAGCCGGACATGTCGTCGGCGCTGGAAACACTCGACGCGGCCTATCTGCCGCTTGCGGTTCAGGAGGCGGCGGGTATTCCGCTCGATTCCACGTTCGCCGAGCAGAAGAAGATCATGCTCCGCTGCAAGGGCCTGTTCTATACCTGCAAGGAAGGCGCGGAAGCCAAGCGGTTCAATCGCCTGCTGATCGACGCTGGGTTCGTTAAGAACCTTTAGGCAACCGCATTTGTCGTCACCCTGAGGTGCCGTAGCGAAGCGGAGGCCTCGAAGGGCGACGGCGGATTTCGAGCAATCATCCTTCGAGGCTCGCAAGCGCTCGCACCTCAGGATGACGGGTCATTTCCTCGAAACCCTCTCCCACAGCCATCGCGCAACTGCATCTGGCGAGCTGGTGCTGTCGCCGTTCGCCGCGCGCAGGTTGGCTTCGCGCATGGTGGCGATATCGATCTTTCCGAGCAGCGGCTGCAACGCATCGCGCAGCGCCTGGTCTCCGGCGCGCTTTGGCGAGAGAAGAACGATGGCGTCATAGGGCGGGATCGCCGATTTCGGATCGCCGAGCACGACGAGATCGTATTTCGCGATCAGCCCGTCGCTGGTGTAGCCCGCGATCACGTCGACCTCGCTGGACGCCACCGCCGCATACATGAAGTCCGGCTGCATCTGCCGCTGCTGCCGGAATAGCAGGCCGTAGCTTTGGCGCAGGGCCGTCCATTCCGGCCGCGAGAAAAACTCATAGTCGCCTGCGATCGACAGCGATGACGCGCGGGGCGCGAGATCGGCGATGGTGCTGATGCCGAGTTCCTCGGCGCGCTTGCGCGGCATCACCAGTGCATAGGCATTCTCGAAGCCAAGTTCGCCGAGCAGGGAAATGCCGTACTTGTCCTTGAGCGTTGTCGCCAGATCGCTCAGCAACTCCTTGCGGGGTTTAATCTCGGTGCGCTTGAGCTGATTGGCCCAGAGCGTCCCGGAATAGTCGACATAGACGTCGATGTCGCCGGATGCGAGCGCTTCGAAGATCACGTTGGAGCCGAGGCCTTCGCGCGGGCTGGCCGCCAGCCCCGCCGCCTGCAGGCGCTGTGCGATCAGTGACGAGAGGATGTACTGCTCTGTGAAGGTCTTGGCGCCGACGATGATGTTCGTCTTTGCGCGGGCCATTGACGGCATCAGGGTCGCGGCGATCAGCGCGGCGAGACCGAGGCAGCCGAGAACTATACGCGGGCGGCTGTGCAAGCGCACGCCACCTTCGATCAGCGCCAGCAACTGATCGACCGCCAGCGCCAAGGCTGCGGCTGCAACGCAACCGAACAGCACGAACACCCAGTTCTGGGTCTGCAATCCTGCAAAGATGTAATTGCCCAGACTCGTCTGGCCGATCGGGGTGGAGAGCGTCGCGGTGCCGATGACCCAGACCGCGGCGGTCCGGATGCCGGCCATGATCACTGGCAGTGCCAGCGGAAGCTCGACCATGGTGAGCGATTGCCGCTGCGTCATGCCGACGCCTTCCGCCGCTTCGATGATCGCCGGATCGATGCCCTGCAATCCGGTGATGGTGTTCCGCAACACCGGCAGCATGCTGTAGAGCGCGAGCGCGAGTACCGATGGCAGAAATCCGAATGCCGAAAACCCGTGGCCGAACCATTGCAGCGACAGGCCTGCCAGCGCGAGCAGCAGCGGATAGAACAGCGCGAGCAGCGCGAGGCCGGGCACGGTCTGCACGACGCTGGCGATGCCGAGCACGATGTCGCGCAGTACAGGTTGCCGCCGGACGATCAGAGCCAGCGGAAAGCTGATGATGAGCCCGAGCGCCAGAGCAGCGAGGCTGACGCGGACATGGCTGCCGAGATAGTCCGGCAGCCGTGTCAGCGCATCGCTCCAGCGCGGATCGGACAAGATATTCATGCCGGGTCCTTCGGCAGCAATTCCTTCAGCCGCTCCGCCTGACGCCGCGGTGTATTGAGCAATTCGCCGACATAGGCATCCGTGCTTTTCGACAGCTCCTGTGCTGTGCCTTGTGCGACCAGACGGCCGGCGCTCATCACCGCAACGCGGTCCGCGAGCAACAGCGCCTCGGTCATGTCATGGGTGATCATCACCGTGGTCAGGCCGAGGCTGCGATGGAGCGCGCGATAGTCCTCCCCAAGGGCATCGCGGGTAAGGGGATCGAGCGCGCCGAACGGCTCGTCCATTAACACGATGGTTGGCTTCGCCGCCAAGGCGCGCGCCACGCCGACGCGTTGCTGTTGGCCGCCGGACAGCTCATGTGGAAACCGGTTGCGGTGTGAGCGTTCAAGCCGCACCAGATCGGTCAGTTCATCGACGCGCGCTGAAGTTTCTTGTGGGGGCGTTCCCAGTAACCGCGGCGTAATGCCGATATTGCCGGCGACGGTCATGTGCGGAAACAGCCCGCCGCTCTGGAAGACGTATCCGATGCTTCGGCGCAGCGTGATCGGATCGACGCTCCGCACGTCATTGCCTTGCACGCTGACGGTGCCACTGTCGGGAGCGATCAGTCGGTTGGCCAGCCGCAGCAGCGTGGTCTTGCCGGAGCCGGAGCCGCCGACCACCGCGAGAAATTCTCCTGCGGCCACATTGAGCGAAACCTCGTCAACGGCCTTTATGCGGCCCTGCTCGAAGCTCTTGCCGACATTCTCGTAGGCGATGGCGGGCGCGGCGTTGATCATGCCGTCATGATGGACCATCGATATCGACCTGTCGACGGCCCGGCACTGGCGGACGGGTAGGCTGCCGTGTAGCGTCGTCGCGACCAACGGAGCATGTCTCGTCATGGCCAAGAACGGCAAGTCCTCGCAACCGAGCGCCA is from Afipia massiliensis and encodes:
- a CDS encoding LTA synthase family protein, with translation MSNVTTLIQRSKHRLLLKPLGEGGWLWFLRVALIAAMHLAAVYLLASVEYGPFAMTLALLTWALLNFMSLIVLRRPGISAALSLAVVAILITLSQFKYGITQLTLTFLDFLIIDRDTFSFLHSIFPQLKTLSFLLAVIAVPVIWLIWRADPFRIRRAVSAAGATACVALIAGLSVIYPEQPWEPFQGVNHISNLARSGVVSVSHLTSTGWIEADPPNMIGSAQASQIETECAPGAKRPNIVMVLDESSFDISAAPGIKVPENYRDFFKSADGRQRSFIAESAGGPTWYTEFNVLTGLSARSFGKLKFYVTRIAAGKISRGLPQALQRCGYRTFSLYPTYGDFLSARSFQTSAGIDKFIDMADMGVSEDMQPDRFYFDQALQLIARERKADQPMFVLVYLTANHFPWTTSYRPDLTPASWTAPGNTAEVDEYIRRQAMTAADYATFVARLKADYPDDPFLLVRFGDHQPAISQKLLEPKLPQAMLANRIMTHDLRYYKTYYAIDALNYKPDMSSALETLDAAYLPLAVQEAAGIPLDSTFAEQKKIMLRCKGLFYTCKEGAEAKRFNRLLIDAGFVKNL
- a CDS encoding ABC transporter permease/substrate-binding protein, with protein sequence MNILSDPRWSDALTRLPDYLGSHVRVSLAALALGLIISFPLALIVRRQPVLRDIVLGIASVVQTVPGLALLALFYPLLLALAGLSLQWFGHGFSAFGFLPSVLALALYSMLPVLRNTITGLQGIDPAIIEAAEGVGMTQRQSLTMVELPLALPVIMAGIRTAAVWVIGTATLSTPIGQTSLGNYIFAGLQTQNWVFVLFGCVAAAALALAVDQLLALIEGGVRLHSRPRIVLGCLGLAALIAATLMPSMARAKTNIIVGAKTFTEQYILSSLIAQRLQAAGLAASPREGLGSNVIFEALASGDIDVYVDYSGTLWANQLKRTEIKPRKELLSDLATTLKDKYGISLLGELGFENAYALVMPRKRAEELGISTIADLAPRASSLSIAGDYEFFSRPEWTALRQSYGLLFRQQRQMQPDFMYAAVASSEVDVIAGYTSDGLIAKYDLVVLGDPKSAIPPYDAIVLLSPKRAGDQALRDALQPLLGKIDIATMREANLRAANGDSTSSPDAVARWLWERVSRK
- a CDS encoding ATP-binding cassette domain-containing protein; this encodes MINAAPAIAYENVGKSFEQGRIKAVDEVSLNVAAGEFLAVVGGSGSGKTTLLRLANRLIAPDSGTVSVQGNDVRSVDPITLRRSIGYVFQSGGLFPHMTVAGNIGITPRLLGTPPQETSARVDELTDLVRLERSHRNRFPHELSGGQQQRVGVARALAAKPTIVLMDEPFGALDPLTRDALGEDYRALHRSLGLTTVMITHDMTEALLLADRVAVMSAGRLVAQGTAQELSKSTDAYVGELLNTPRRQAERLKELLPKDPA